GGTGCGTGCCGAGGCGCAGGCCGCCGCCGAGCGGCTCGCGACGGAGGCGTCCGAGACGCTGGCCGCCGCCCAGGAGGAGGCCGTCCGGCGCCGCCGCGAGGCCGAGGAACTCCTCGGCTCCGCCCGCCAGGAGGCCGACCAGGAGCGCGAGCGGGCCCGCGAGCAGAGCGATGAGCTGCTGGCCGCGGCGCGGGGCCGCGTGGAGGAGGCGCAGGCCGAGGCGGTACGGCTGGTCGAGGAGGCCGACCGGCGCGCCACCGAGATGGTGTCGGCGGCCGAGCAGCACGCCCAGCAGGTCCGCGACTCCGTGACCGGGCTGCACGAGCAGGCCCAGGAGGAGATCACCGGGCTGCGCAGCGCGGCCGAGCACGCGGCGGACCGTACGCGCCGGGAGGCCGAGGAGGAGTCGGACCGGGTCCGCGCGGACGCCTACGCCGAGCGGGAGCGGGCGAGCGAGGACGCGGGCCGTGTGCGCCGCGAGGCGAACGAGGAGGCCGCGGCCGCCAAGTCCCTCGCCGAGCGCACCGTCGGGGAGGCCATCGCCGAGGCGGAGCGGCTGCGGTCGGACGCCTCCGAGCACGCCCAGCGCATCCGCACCGAGGCCTCCGACAAGATCGCCGAGGCCGACCAGGCCGCGTCCCGCACCCGGGCGGACGCCCGCGAGGACGCCAACCGGATCCGGTCCGACGCGGCGACGCAGGCCGACACCCTCATCACCGAGGCGCGTTCGGAGGCGGAGCGGCTCCAGTCGGAGACGATCACGGAGGCCGACCGGGTACGCGCCGACGCGCTCGCCAAGGCCGAGAAGCTGGTCGGGGACGCCACGTCGGAGTCGGAGCGGCTGCGCGCCGAGGCCGCCGAGACCGTGGGGTCGGCCCAGCAGCACGCCGAGCGGGTCCGCCGGGACTCCGAGCGCCTCAAGTCCGAGGCCGCCGCGGAGGCGGAGCGGCTGGTGAACGCGGCCCGCGAGGAGGCCGAGCGCACCCTCGACGAGGTCCGCAAGGACGCCAGCAAGCGGCGCCAGGACGTCGCCGAGCAGGTCGACACGCTCATCACGGAGACCACGGCCGAGGCGGACAAGCTCCTCACCGAGGCGCAGCAGCAGGCGCACAAGACGACCGCGGACGCCGAGGGTCAGGCCGACACCATGGTGGGCGCGGCCCGCAAGGAGGCCGACCGGCTGGTCTCCGAGGCGACCGTCGAGGGCAATTCGATGGTGGAGAAGGCCCGCACGGACGCGGACGAGCTGCTCGTCGGCGCCCGCCGGGACGCCACGTCGATAAGGGAGCGCGCCGAGGAGCTGCGCGACCGCATCACCAGCGAGATCGAGAACCTGCACGAGCGGGCCCGCCGTGAGGCGTCGGAGACGATGAAGTCGACCGGCGACCGCTGCGACGCCCTCATCAAGGCCTCCGAGGAGCAGCTCGCCAAGGCCCAGGCGAAGGCCAAGGAGCTGGTGTCGGAGGCCAACTCCGAGGCCGGCAAGGTCCGTATCGCCGCCGTGAAGAAGGCCGAGGGGCTGCTGAAGGAGGCCGAGCAGAAGCGCTCGACCCTCATCAAGGAGGCCGAGGAGCTCAAGGCCGAGGCGATCCGCGAGGCCAAGCGCACGGTCGAGGAGGGCAAGCGCGAGCTGGAGGTCCTCGTGCGGCGCCGTGAGGACATCAACGCCGAGATCTCGCGGGTCCAGGACGTCCTGGAGGCGCTGGAGTCGTTCGAGGCGCCGGGCGGCGCCAAGGACGGCGGGGTCAAGGCGGGTGCGACAGTCGGAGCACCCCGAACGGGTGGCAAGTCGTCAGAGGGCTAGCGGGTCGGGCGGGTTCCGGTGTCTCCTGGGGGCCTTTGACCCGGTTTTTGGCAAGCCGTCCGACGGTTAGCCACTCAAAAGGGGTCTCATTCTCCAGATCAAACACGTATCCGCTCGATGACACACCGCTTCGGCCCCTAGGATTCCACTTATCACCTCACCGGTCTCTTTCGACAGGAACCCCATGAGCGACACTTCCCCCTACGGCTTCGAGCTAGTGCGGCGTGGGTACGACCGCGCTCAGGTGGACGAACGGATCTCCAAGCTCGTCTCCGACCGTGACAGCGCTCTCGCCCGCATCACCGCTCTGGAAAAGCGCATCGAGGAGCTCCACCTCGAGACGCAGAACGCCCAGGCCCAGGTAACCGACGCAGAGCCGTCGTACGCCGGCCTCGGCGCGCGTGTCGAGAAGATCCTCCGCCTCGCCGAGGAAGAGGCCAAGGATCTGCGCGAGGAGGCCCGCCGCGCAGCCGAGCAGCACCGCGAGCTCGCCGAGTCGGCGGCCCAGCAGGTTCGCAACGACGCAGAATCGTTCGCTGCGGAGCGCAAGTCCAAGGCCGAGGACGAAGGCGTCCGGATCGTCGAGAAGGCCAAGAGCGACGCCTCCCAGCTGCGTGCCGAGGCGCAGAAGGACGCTCAGTCCAAGCGCGAGGAGGCCGACGCTCTCTTCGAGGAGACCCGCGCCAAGGCCGCGCAGGCCGCCGCCGACTTCGAGACGAACCTCGCCAAGCGCCGCGAGCAGTCCGAGCGCGACCTGGCCTCACGTCAGGCCAAGGCCGAGAAGCGTCTCGCCGAGATCGAGCACCGCGCCGAGCAGCTGCGCCTGGAGGCCGAGAAGTTGCGCACCGACGCCGAGCGCCGTGCCCGTCAGACGGTGGAGACGGCTCAGCGCCAGGCCGAGGACATCGTGGCCGACGCCAACGCCAAGGCCGACCGGATCCGTTCGGAATCCGAGCGCGAGCTCGCGGCCCTCACCAACCGCCGCGACAGCATCAACGCTCAGCTGACGAACGTCCGCGAGATGCTGGCGACGCTGACCGGTGCCGCGGTGGCCGCGACCGGTGCGCCGGCTGCCGAGGACGAGCCGATCACGCGTGGGGTGCCCGCTCAGCAGTCCCGGTAAAGATCCGGCACACGCCTGCTGAATTTTCGCAAAGCCCTCTGCCACTGGGGTGGCAGAGGGCTTTGTCCCGTTTTAGCGTGGGCGGCATGATCGAGCTCGAGGGGCTGACGAAGCGGTACGGCGACAAGGTGGCGGTCAACAACCTGACGTTCACGGTGAGACCGGGCATCGTGACGGGGTTCCTCGGTCCCAACGGCGCGGGCAAGTCGACCACGATGCGCATGATCCTTGGCCTGGACCGGCCCACCGCCGGTGACGTCCGTATCGACGGCAAGCACTACGACCAGCTGAAGGACCCGCTCACCTATATCGGCGCCCTGCTGGAGGCCAAGGCCTGGCACCCCGGACGCAGCGCCCGCAACCATCTGCTGTGCCTCGCCCAGAGCAACGGCATCCCGGACAGCCGGGTGCGTGAGGTGCTGGACGCGGTCGGGCTGACCGCGGTGGCCAAGAAGAAGACCAAGGGCTTCTCGATGGGCATGGGCCAGCGGCTCGGCATCGCGGGCGCGCTGCTCGGCGATCCCCGGATCCTGATGTTCGACGAGCCGGTCAACGGCCTCGACCCCGAGGGCATCCACTGGATCCGGAACATGATGAAGTCGCTGGCCGCACAGGGCCGGACCGTCTTCGTCTCCTCCCACCTGATGAGCGAGATGGCCCTGACCGCCGACCATCTGGTCGTCATCGGCCAGGGGCGGCTGCTCGCCGACACGTCGATGCCCGAGTTCATCGCACGCAACTCACGGGCGTACGTCCGTATCCGCACCCCGCAGCGCGAGCGGCTGCTCGACGTGTTGCAGCAGGCCGGGATCACCGCCGTGCAGAACGGCAACGGCACGCTGGAGGTGGACGGCGGCAAGTCCGAGCAGATCGGGGAGCTGGCGGCGCGCCACCAGGTCGTGCTGCACGAGCTGAGTCCGCAACAGGCCTCCCTGGAGGAGGCGTTCATGCAGCTGACCGCGGAGTCGGTGGAGTACCACGCGCACGCCGAGGCGCCGCCGCAGGCGCAGGCCCCGGCCCGGGCGCAACAGCAGCAGTGGGGCGCCGACTGGAGGAGGAGCTGAGCATGGTGGTCACCCAGGTCGTCCGCTCCGAATGGACCAAGATCCGGTCCGTCGCCTCCACCGTGTGGACGCTGTCCCTCGCGGTGGTGGTCACCATCGCCCTCGGCATGCTGATCTCGGCGCTGTCGAAGAACGAGTTCGACGACATGAGCCGCAACGACCAGCTGTCCTTCGACCCGACCTTCATCAGCTTCGCCGGGATGGGCCTCGGCCAGCTCGCGCTGATCGTGTTCGGGGTGCTCGTCGTCTCGAACGAGTACAGCACCGGCATGATCCGCACCTCGCTGGCGGCCGTGCCGCAGCGCGGCACCTTCCTGTTCAGCAAGATCGCGGTGGCGACCGGGCTCTCCCTGGTCGTCGGCCTGGCCACCAGCTTCGTCGCCTTCTTCCTCGGGCAGTCGATGCTCGGCGAGTACCGGGCCGAGATCGGCGACCCGGGCGTGCTGCGGGCGGTGATCGGCGGCGGGCTCTACATGGCCCTCATCGCGATGTTCTCGATGGGCGTCGCCGCGATGCTGCGCTCGCCGATGCTGTCGCTGGGCATCCTGATGCCGTTCTTCTTCCTGATCTCCAACATCCTCGGGAACGTCTCGGCCACCGAGAAGATCGGCCGCTATCTGCCCGACCAGGCCGGCAGCAAGATCATGCAGGTGGTCACACCGGTCGACAACGACACTCCCTACGGCCCCTGGGGCGGGCTCGGGATCATGGTGCTGTGGGTGATCGCCGCGCTCGCCGGGGGTTACGCCGCGCTCAAGAGACGGGACGCGTAGCGAGGAGACCACGGTGCGAGGTTTTACTTGCTCTTGAGCGGAACCGTCAGCGCCTCGGTATCCTCCTAACCCTTACGGGGGGCGTGTGCCCCGCTGTCCTGAACCTTTCGATGGGTGCGGAGCATGATCGAGGCAGTCGGCCTGACCAAGCGCTACGGCGACAAGACCGCTGTGTACAACTTGTCCTTCCAGGTGCGGCCCGGCGCCGTCACCGGCTTCCTGGGCCCGAACGGCTCGGGCAAGTCGACGACGATGCGCA
The DNA window shown above is from Streptomyces chartreusis and carries:
- a CDS encoding ABC transporter permease, with translation MVVTQVVRSEWTKIRSVASTVWTLSLAVVVTIALGMLISALSKNEFDDMSRNDQLSFDPTFISFAGMGLGQLALIVFGVLVVSNEYSTGMIRTSLAAVPQRGTFLFSKIAVATGLSLVVGLATSFVAFFLGQSMLGEYRAEIGDPGVLRAVIGGGLYMALIAMFSMGVAAMLRSPMLSLGILMPFFFLISNILGNVSATEKIGRYLPDQAGSKIMQVVTPVDNDTPYGPWGGLGIMVLWVIAALAGGYAALKRRDA
- a CDS encoding cellulose-binding protein: MSDTSPYGFELVRRGYDRAQVDERISKLVSDRDSALARITALEKRIEELHLETQNAQAQVTDAEPSYAGLGARVEKILRLAEEEAKDLREEARRAAEQHRELAESAAQQVRNDAESFAAERKSKAEDEGVRIVEKAKSDASQLRAEAQKDAQSKREEADALFEETRAKAAQAAADFETNLAKRREQSERDLASRQAKAEKRLAEIEHRAEQLRLEAEKLRTDAERRARQTVETAQRQAEDIVADANAKADRIRSESERELAALTNRRDSINAQLTNVREMLATLTGAAVAATGAPAAEDEPITRGVPAQQSR
- a CDS encoding ABC transporter ATP-binding protein: MIELEGLTKRYGDKVAVNNLTFTVRPGIVTGFLGPNGAGKSTTMRMILGLDRPTAGDVRIDGKHYDQLKDPLTYIGALLEAKAWHPGRSARNHLLCLAQSNGIPDSRVREVLDAVGLTAVAKKKTKGFSMGMGQRLGIAGALLGDPRILMFDEPVNGLDPEGIHWIRNMMKSLAAQGRTVFVSSHLMSEMALTADHLVVIGQGRLLADTSMPEFIARNSRAYVRIRTPQRERLLDVLQQAGITAVQNGNGTLEVDGGKSEQIGELAARHQVVLHELSPQQASLEEAFMQLTAESVEYHAHAEAPPQAQAPARAQQQQWGADWRRS